TCCTGGCGTGCAGGACCGTCTCTATCCCCGCATGAAGGACGCGACCGTGTCACGCATGGCCGCGTCGATGGCCCGCCAGCGCGACAGAAGGTGGCGGCGGAACCGGTAGATCACCTCGATTCCGTTATCGGTCCGGAATTCCACTGTGCAGCTTGCGGGCACGCCGCCGCCCTCCGGGGCGCAGCGCGCGGCAAACGACCTGGACGGGTCGCCGGCGGTGTACAGGATTTCGCCGTCGTAGCCGTGGCCTTCTGCGAAGGACGTGGCGATCAGACCGTTCGGACCGCTGGCCGGCGGATAGGTCAGCAGCCGCGAATAGACGAGGCGCAGGCGCTCCTCCGGCGACAGCAAGCCGTTGGAGGGCCGCAGCGTGGCGTAGAGGATCGTCGAGCGGTCGTCATTGTTGCGGAACGATTCGGCGCGCAGTTCCGACAGGCCCTCCATCGTCGGCCAGTGCATCCGCAATTCCAGCTCGGACACGCTGCCGCGCGCGAACGGATGGTTGCGGATCATGTTGCGCGGCACGGTGAGCGCGACCGGACCGACCGAGAGCGCGATCGGGGTCGGGTCGATTTCCGTGTCCCATCCGCCGACCAGGGTGTCGTAGGTCGTCAGCGCGAGCCGGCCGAGAACCAGCACGGCCACGAAACTCAACGCATAGAGAAGCGCGGTAAGCGGTACCCGCGGGTCCCGGCGCATGACGAGGTGATGCATCGACCAATCCTGACGCGACGTGCCTGCGACGTCCGACATGAGACCAAGAAAGCCATTAACATGGTTAATGTTCCGTTGCCGGGACGACCTGTCCCGGCCTGGATCAGCCTGGGCCGCAGATCGCGACGATCGGGGCGGCACGGCTCTTGCCGTTTTCAACCCCGTCCGCGAGCCGCAGTCCGGTTCGCCACATGCTTGCGGGGATGATGAAAATGCTCGAAAGCGTCATGATCTACGTCTATCTGGTGCTGGTCGGCCTGGTGGCCGGCGGTGTCACGGTCAGCGGCTACCGGCTGGTGACGAATGCCCAGCCGAGCTTCCAGGCTCGTCCGACGACGGCGACCGGCGCCGCCGGCCAGGTTCTGGTGCTGGTGTTCGGTGGGCCGCTGGTGCTGATGCGCAACGCCGTTCGCGGGCGCCTGATCGAGCACAGGCCGGTCGGATTCCTGGTCGCCACCACCGTGATCTCCAGCCTGTGGTGCTTCTTTTCCGGCGTGTTTGTCGCCCATCTTCTCGGGCAGTTCGCCTGACGCCTTGCCGCCGCCCCGCCCGACCGCCTAAACAGGGCGGATCAACGGGACGCCAAGGGGAGGCACGACATGACGGTCTATTCGCTCGACGGGGTAAGCCCCGATCTGCCGCAGGACGGGCGCTACTGGATCGCGCCGGATGCCAGCGTGATGGGCAAGGTGCGGCTGAAGGTAGATGCCAGCGTCTGGTTCGGCGCCGTGCTGCGCGGCGACAACGAGTGGATCGAGATCGGCGAACGCTCGAACGTCCAGGACGGCTGCGTC
This is a stretch of genomic DNA from Microbaculum marinisediminis. It encodes these proteins:
- a CDS encoding DUF6949 family protein translates to MLESVMIYVYLVLVGLVAGGVTVSGYRLVTNAQPSFQARPTTATGAAGQVLVLVFGGPLVLMRNAVRGRLIEHRPVGFLVATTVISSLWCFFSGVFVAHLLGQFA